Proteins co-encoded in one Quercus robur chromosome 8, dhQueRobu3.1, whole genome shotgun sequence genomic window:
- the LOC126697664 gene encoding peroxisomal nicotinamide adenine dinucleotide carrier-like isoform X1, with amino-acid sequence MSDALINGLSGAGGGIIAQLITYPLQTVNTRQQTERDLKKKKRKLGTIEEMCQVVKHEGWGRLYGGLTPSLVGTAASQGVYYYFYQIFRNKAEAASLERMKKGVGDGSVGMLASLGVAALSGCVNVLLTNPIWVVVTRMQQTHTKTSKKIQPDQSQMLSVDPSETILAASELPPYGTNHAIQEVFDEAGVWGFWKGVFPTLFMVSNPSIQFMLYETMLKKLKKRRALDRKGDNGVTAVEIFLLGALAKLGATVVTYPLLVVKSRLQAKQVSTGDKRHQYKGTLDAVLKMIRYEGFYGFYKGMSTKIVQSVLAAAVLFMVKEELVKGARFLLTKDASAVKSKPL; translated from the exons atgtctgaCGCTTTGATCAATGGACTCTCCGGAGCCGGAGGCGGGATCATAGCTCAGCTCATCACATATCCTCTTCAAACT GTGAATACTCGTCAACAAACAGAGCGTgatctgaagaagaagaagaggaagctCGGAACAATTGAAGAAATGTgccag GTGGTAAAACATGAGGGATGGGGACGATTGTATGGAGGGTTAACACCATCTCTAGTCGGCACCGCCGCCTCTCAG ggtgtttattattatttctatcaAATATTCAGGAACAAGGCCGAAGCTGCTTCGCTTGAACGTATGAAAAAAGGGGTAGGTGATGGATCAGTTGGAATGCTTGCATCACTTGGGGTGGCTGCTTTATCAGG GTGTGTGAATGTGCTTTTGACAAACCCTATATGGGTAGTCGTCACACGCATGCAG CAGACGCATACAAAAACCTCAAAGAAGATTCAGCCTGATCAGAGTCAGATGCTGTCAGTAGATCCAAGCGAAACAATTCTTGCTGCAAGTGAGCTTCCTCCCTATGGAACTAACCATGCG ATTCAAGAAGTCTTTGATGAAGCTGGAGTTTGGGGTTTCTGGAAAGGTGTATTCCCCACGTTGTTCATG GTGAGCAATCCTTCCATTCAATTCATGCTGTATGAAACCATGTTGAAGAAGCTGAAGAAAAGACGTGCATTGGATAGGAAGGGCGACAATGGAGTGACCGCTGTTGAG ATATTTCTTCTTGGTGCTTTGGCAAAACTCGGAGCTACCGTTGTTACGTATCCTCTTTTAGTTGTTAAG TCGAGGCTTCAAGCGAAACAGGTTTCTACAGGAGATAAAAGGCATCAGTATAAAG GAACATTGGATGCAGTTCTAAAGATGATCCGTTATGAAGGCTTCTATGGCTTTTACAAAGGGATGAGTACAAAAATCGTGCAAAGTGTTCTTGCTGCTGCTGTTCTATTCATGGTTAAGGAAGAACTTGTGAAGGGTGCTCGGTTCTTGCTTACTAAGGATGCTAGTGCAGTCAAATCAAAGCCTCTATGA
- the LOC126697664 gene encoding peroxisomal nicotinamide adenine dinucleotide carrier-like isoform X2, with amino-acid sequence MSDALINGLSGAGGGIIAQLITYPLQTVNTRQQTERDLKKKKRKLGTIEEMCQVVKHEGWGRLYGGLTPSLVGTAASQGVYYYFYQIFRNKAEAASLERMKKGVGDGSVGMLASLGVAALSGCVNVLLTNPIWVVVTRMQTHTKTSKKIQPDQSQMLSVDPSETILAASELPPYGTNHAIQEVFDEAGVWGFWKGVFPTLFMVSNPSIQFMLYETMLKKLKKRRALDRKGDNGVTAVEIFLLGALAKLGATVVTYPLLVVKSRLQAKQVSTGDKRHQYKGTLDAVLKMIRYEGFYGFYKGMSTKIVQSVLAAAVLFMVKEELVKGARFLLTKDASAVKSKPL; translated from the exons atgtctgaCGCTTTGATCAATGGACTCTCCGGAGCCGGAGGCGGGATCATAGCTCAGCTCATCACATATCCTCTTCAAACT GTGAATACTCGTCAACAAACAGAGCGTgatctgaagaagaagaagaggaagctCGGAACAATTGAAGAAATGTgccag GTGGTAAAACATGAGGGATGGGGACGATTGTATGGAGGGTTAACACCATCTCTAGTCGGCACCGCCGCCTCTCAG ggtgtttattattatttctatcaAATATTCAGGAACAAGGCCGAAGCTGCTTCGCTTGAACGTATGAAAAAAGGGGTAGGTGATGGATCAGTTGGAATGCTTGCATCACTTGGGGTGGCTGCTTTATCAGG GTGTGTGAATGTGCTTTTGACAAACCCTATATGGGTAGTCGTCACACGCATGCAG ACGCATACAAAAACCTCAAAGAAGATTCAGCCTGATCAGAGTCAGATGCTGTCAGTAGATCCAAGCGAAACAATTCTTGCTGCAAGTGAGCTTCCTCCCTATGGAACTAACCATGCG ATTCAAGAAGTCTTTGATGAAGCTGGAGTTTGGGGTTTCTGGAAAGGTGTATTCCCCACGTTGTTCATG GTGAGCAATCCTTCCATTCAATTCATGCTGTATGAAACCATGTTGAAGAAGCTGAAGAAAAGACGTGCATTGGATAGGAAGGGCGACAATGGAGTGACCGCTGTTGAG ATATTTCTTCTTGGTGCTTTGGCAAAACTCGGAGCTACCGTTGTTACGTATCCTCTTTTAGTTGTTAAG TCGAGGCTTCAAGCGAAACAGGTTTCTACAGGAGATAAAAGGCATCAGTATAAAG GAACATTGGATGCAGTTCTAAAGATGATCCGTTATGAAGGCTTCTATGGCTTTTACAAAGGGATGAGTACAAAAATCGTGCAAAGTGTTCTTGCTGCTGCTGTTCTATTCATGGTTAAGGAAGAACTTGTGAAGGGTGCTCGGTTCTTGCTTACTAAGGATGCTAGTGCAGTCAAATCAAAGCCTCTATGA